From Penaeus monodon isolate SGIC_2016 chromosome 6, NSTDA_Pmon_1, whole genome shotgun sequence, the proteins below share one genomic window:
- the LOC119574121 gene encoding galactosylceramide sulfotransferase-like: MRWSTHLLAVLVTVNFLIYTSVHFANLRPMQQKHVDDLVVMESMSSPGPKRKPETPARLCVPQNSVYFLKTPKCASTTLSQIFTAYGVKHALTFALPVRYELLPISPKILPSEYHGAPDGRYHMVVSHTQFNKEGAEQVMKESAKYVATIREPASRFESMWYFANYEKRFQMTLTAFLKASQYTANHKRTFNLIANFFGVKDPRDDVPEGEVLSKAKWLNESFDLVMVAERFDESLVLLKHLMCWNTEDVAYAKAKVRRPTYRAELSEAQKDRLRQLNRQDVLLYKFFREIFEEKVKAFGEERMQREVEELRQANARLIDDCGAELTGSRGTVKMWRVTNNSNVCKMLSMDGINVQNQLKERQRIWVSSNLTYDLLTWTFT, translated from the exons ATGAG GTGGTCGACTCATTTATTAGCCGTGCTTGTTACTGTGAATTTTCTGATCTACACCTCCGTTCACTTCGCAAACCTTCGACCAATGCAGCAAAAACA TGTTGATGACTTAGTAGTAATGGAGTCAATGTCATCCCCTGGACCTAAACGGAAGCCAGAAACCCCGGCGAGGTTGTGCGTTCCTCAGAACTCCGTGTACTTCCTAAAGACCCCAAAGTGCGCCTCCACAACTCTTTCACAGATTTTCACCGC GTATGGAGTCAAACACGCCCTGACCTTCGCTCTGCCCGTCCGCTACGAACTGCTACCTATATCTCCAAAGATTTTGCCGTCTGAGTACCACGGGGCCCCCGACGGCCGATACCACATGGTCGTGTCCCACACGCAGTTCAACAAGGAGGGAGCAGAGCAG GTGATGAAAGAATCAGCCAAATATGTTGCAACCATCCGGGAACCAGCATCACGTTTTGAGTCCATGTGGTATTTCGCAAACTATGAAAAG AGATTTCAGATGACTCTTACTGCCTTCCTTAAAGCGTCTCAATATACAGCAAATCATAAAAGAACATTCAATTTGATTGCGAATTTTTTTGGAGTCAAAGACCCCCGCGATGACGTACCGGAAGGTGAAGTACTTAGCAAGGCGAAATGGCTGAATGAGAGCTTCGACCTGGTGATGGTTGCCGAGAGGTTCGACGAGTCGCTGGTCCTTCTGAAGCACCTCATGTGCTGGAACACCGAGGACGTCGCTTACGCCAAGGCCAAGGTTCGGAGGCCCACTTACAGGGCCGAGCTCTCGGAGGCGCAGAAGGACAGGCTTCGGCAGCTGAACAGGCAGGATGTTCTTCTGTACAAGTTCTTCAGGGAAATCTTCGAGGAGAAAGTCAAGGCTTTCGGCGAGGAAAGGATGCAGAGGGAAGTCGAGGAACTTCGCCAAGCGAACGCTCGACTCATCGACGACTGTGGAGCTGAACTCACTGGGTCAAGGGGGACTGTGAAAATGTGGCGAGTAACGAACAACTCGAACGTTTGTAAAATGCTTTCAATGGATGGAATAAATGTACAAAACCAGCTGAAGGAAAGGCAAAGGATTTGGGTGTCTAGCAACTTGACTTACGACCTGTTAACATGGACTTTTACGTAA